A region of the Cucurbita pepo subsp. pepo cultivar mu-cu-16 chromosome LG14, ASM280686v2, whole genome shotgun sequence genome:
ttaattctttttttttttttttaatttaacaaaaaatacttgaaattgtgctttaaaaaaaaaaaaaaaaaggttctctttcaaaaaagaaaaagaaaaaattcaaactttttaagactggtttcaaaatatttttgtttttaatttatttaaaagcatatatagaaaatgaagtttttaaattaaatgagttttttttttttttgaataaaccgaattcttataaatatcaattgaaaataaacatGTTATCAGCCATAGAAACGTAACTTAACTGTAATTGATAGGTACTCTTTTTTATcgagattaaaaatttaaatctttgatTTTTATCGTACTAAATTGAAAGTCTTTTACATTAACAATAAGATAATCATACAAGGTAACCAATTTAAGCAATAACTGGTCTTCTCTTAATAAGATGAATCTcgtctttttttaaaatttaatactatgtgagattccatgtcgattggagagtggaacgaaacatttcttataaaagtgtgaaaaacctcttcttaatagacacattttaaaaccgtaaggctaacgacgatatgtaatagactaaaatgaacaatatctagtagcggtagacttgggctgttacaaatagtatcataGTCAAACACGGAACGATATGTCAATGAGGAGGCTAGCCTACAtccaaggggatggattgtgagataccacattaattggagagggatgcgttttaaaatcgtgaactaacgacgatacatatcagatcaaaacaaacaatgaaCTATTTATAAGTGTACAAAATGTTGATAAGGAATTGATACCTTAGATTGTTTGATTGAACTTGTCTATGATGTTTTAAAGAGGTGTTTGAATATTGAATTGTAATTTGAACAGTTGAAATTCCAAAAAAGGATTTGGATATGTTGGAATTAATTTTAGTGGGGAAAATAGGACGACATTGATGGGATTATCAAATtctctcctttctctctccatctTACCTCTTAGGCATCCAATTAGGTAACAAAAAGCTACATCTATTTAACACTTACTTCCTTGTCATTCAACTATTTCCGAATTTTTCATTCACTTTTTTGGGTTTGACACTACTTTCATATCTCCACCCTCGACTTTCGTCCATTTTGATCTCGAACGAGATAAAAACGAAAAACGAATGAACCAAAATGACATTTTAACCGTACCCAGAAAtcgaaatgaacaaaaattgaaagtacatgtgagatctcacatcgagtttgagagagaaacgaagcatttcttataaggtaagagtgtggaaaaccccttcctaatagacggttacaaatggtatcagagccagacatggGCAGTGTGTCACGCTAGCCCCAGGAGGGGTAGattgagatcccatatcggttggagagaggaacaaaacattccttataaggtaAGAGGGTAGAAAACCCCTTCCTaatagactgttacaaatggtatcagagccagacatagtgcggtgtgtcagtgaggatgctggcccccaagaggggtagattgtgaaatctcacatgggttggagagaggaacaaagcatttcttataaggtaAAAGTGTAGAAAACCCCTTCCTAAtagacggttacaaatggtatcagagtcagacatggGGCGGTGTgttagtgaggatgctggccccaggagaggtagattgtgagatcccccatcgttaaagagagaaaggaagCGTTCCTTATAGGttaaggtgtggaaaacttTCCTCTAAccaacgtgttttaaaaccgtgagacgaATGACTATAGATCAAAATGATCTAGAACTCATAGGTTGATATAAAGGTGGGTGTGGTAGGGCCCATGAAATGTCCATGCAATGAACATAAGAGTTTATAAAAAGGTGAAGCTTGAAGCAGCTAGCATGTAGTAGAGTCAaacccatctctctctctctctttaaaggtctcttcttctttcactctctcCTTAACAATGGCTTCTTTGGAGCTTGCtcgaatttttgttttgtgcagGAAACATCATAGcactgttcttgttcttgtctcCAGTGTAAGGATTACCCTTTTcccacaaaaccctaattctctACATCATTGTGTTTAtaattgatttcattttcaGGCCGACTTTCGTCACGATATGGAAGAAGAGATCGGTCGAGCAGTTCTCGCCGATCCCGTACCTCGCGACCCTTGTGAACTGCCTAGTTTGGGTGCTCTACGGCCTTCCACTGGTGCATCCAGGAAGCCTTCTAGTCATCACCATTAACGGAGCTGGAATCCTAATCGAGTTGACTTATATAATcctcttcttcgtcttctccaACCGGAAGATGCGGGTCAAAGTCATGGTCGTGTTGCTCGTCGAGCTCGTCTTCATCACGCTCCTCACCCTTCTCGTTATGCTCATCTTTCATACTCATACCAAACGATCCATGGTGGTTGGAACGATCTGCATTCTCTTTAACATCGGCATGTATGCTTCTCCATTGGCAGTCATGGTAGGTTCCCAATTCGAATTTCTAACCTTTTGATTGATTATATAATACTTTAATTGACAAAAACCCGTCTTATAAGAAGACTCGAAACATACTAAAAGTTTAACTCATTATAAATATCCGAGAACTTTTTGTACATGAGCATAACTGGACGCCAAATTCTCATACCCTATTTGTTGTACTTCATAGGATCATTTTAATAGTGAATTTTTTTCGTGTGTTGCAGAAATTGGTGATTAAAACAAAGAGCGTGGAGTATATGCCTCTATCCCTCTCCGTTGCTTCTTTTGCCAATGGTGTGGCTTGGACTATTTATGCTTGCCTCCCGTTTGACCCTTATATTTTGGTAATTACTCGTTTTTCTAACTCAATATCTAACCCTAATCTCGAGTTAATTTGAGTTGGTTTAAGTTAGTATTCATCCAGTTTACTTGAACTGATTAAGATATATACTTTTAAGTGAAGAGGTCAAAAGTTCGAATCTCTAATCTCACGTATTATAGAATTTATTAGCTAACATTGATGAGTGGATTTTTgtctttaaaaaaagtattctttcaataaatatttgatttttctttttttattttcattttattctctCCCACACAAATAGAGGcgacataaaaagaaaaaggtttgaaattcttttaacttaaaatatgaaattttgaggGAAAAGGAAGGAATCATTATCCTAATATTTCTTTtgagttaattaaaaaataaataaaaacaccaATGAAGGTGTTCTATATGCATGTAATCTTAGTTCTTACAATTATATCCATTGCAAATTTATTAtgcttttttaaatatttattttctataaatgtGTGAGGTCAAGGTTNNNNNNNNNNNNNNNNNNNNNNNNNNNNNNNNNNNNNNNNNNNNNNNNNNNNNNNNNNNNNNNNNNNNNNNNNNNNNNNNNNNNNNNNNNNNNNNNNNNNNNNNNNNNNNNNNNNNNNNNNNNNNNNNNNNNNNNNNNNNNNNNNNNNNNNNNNNNNNNNNNNNNNNNNNNNNNNNNNNNNNNNNNNNNNNNNNNNNNNNNNNNCTCTACGGCCTTCCACTGGTGCATCCAGGAAGCCTTCTAGTCATCACCATTAACGGAGCTGGAATCCTAATCGAGTTGACTTATATAATcctcttcttcgtcttctccaACCGGAAGATGCGGGTCAAAGTCATGGTCGTGTTGCTCGTCGAGCTCGTCTTCATCACGCTCCTCACCCTTCTCGTTATGCTCATCTTTCATACTCATACCAAACGATCCATGGTGGTTGGAACGATCTGCATTCTCTTTAACATCGGCATGTATGCTTCTCCATTGGCAGTCATGGTAGGTTCCCAATTCGAATTTCTAACCTTTTGATTGATTATATAATACTTTAATTGACAAAAACCCGTCTTATAAGAAGACTCGAAACATACTAAAAGTTTAACTCATTATAAATATCCGAGAACTTTTTGTACATGAGCATAACTGGACGCCAAATTCTCATACCCTATTTGTTGTACTTCATAGGATCATTTTAATAGTGAATTTTTTTCGTGTGTTGCAGAAATTGGTGATTAAAACAAAGAGCGTGGAGTATATGCCTCTATCCCTCTCCGTTGCTTCTTTTGCCAATGGTGTGGCTTGGACTATTTATGCTTGCCTCCCGTTTGACCCTTATATTTTGGTAATTACTCGTTTTTCTAACTCAATATCTAACCCTAATCTCGAGTTAATTTGAGTTGGTTTAAGTTAGTATTCATCCAGTTTACTTGAACTGATTAAGATATATACTTTTAAGTGAAGAGGTCAAAAGTTCGAATCTCTAATCTCACGTATTATAGAATTTATTAGCTAACATTGATGAGTGGATTTTTgtctttaaaaaaagtattctttcaataaatatttgatttttctttttttattttcattttattctctCCCACACAAATAGAGGcgacataaaaagaaaaaggtttgaaattcttttaacttaaaatatgaaattttgaggGAAAAGGAAGGAATCATTATCCTAATATTTCTTTtgagttaattaaaaaataaataaaaacaccaATGAAGGTGTTCTATATGCATGTAATCTTAGTTCTTACAATTATATCCATTGCAAAT
Encoded here:
- the LOC111809712 gene encoding LOW QUALITY PROTEIN: bidirectional sugar transporter SWEET7-like (The sequence of the model RefSeq protein was modified relative to this genomic sequence to represent the inferred CDS: inserted 2 bases in 1 codon): MASLELARIFVXCAGNIIALFLFLSPVPTFVTIWKKRSVEQFSPIPYLATLVNCLVWVLYGLPLVHPGSLLVITINGAGILIELTYIILFFVFSNRKMRVKVMVVLLVELVFITLLTLLVMLIFHTHTKRSMVVGTICILFNIGMYASPLAVMKLVIKTKSVEYMPLSLSVASFANGVAWTIYACLPFDPYILIPNGLGTLFGLAQLILYASFYKSTKLQIEEREAKGQVILSEVVTNGKVLEERQH